From Myxococcales bacterium, the proteins below share one genomic window:
- the greB gene encoding transcription elongation factor GreB — translation MSKAFTKESDGDDDDELEAEEARPKGPQYVTRAGYERLRAELEALWHGERPKVTADVQAAAAQGDRSENAEYIYGKKRLREIDRRIRFLSKRLDILKIVEPSPEQAGKVYFGAWVTIEDEDGIEATYRIVGADEIDLAKRHISVASPVAKALLGKTVGDSTTVVRPKGPVEVTVIAITYTEPTR, via the coding sequence GTGTCGAAGGCGTTCACGAAAGAGAGCGACGGCGACGACGACGATGAGCTCGAGGCGGAGGAGGCTCGCCCGAAGGGGCCTCAGTACGTCACGCGCGCCGGTTACGAGCGCCTCCGCGCCGAGCTCGAGGCGCTCTGGCACGGGGAGCGCCCCAAGGTCACGGCGGACGTCCAGGCGGCGGCGGCGCAGGGGGACAGGTCCGAGAACGCCGAGTACATCTACGGGAAGAAGCGGCTCCGCGAGATCGACCGAAGGATCCGTTTCCTCTCGAAACGACTCGACATTTTGAAGATCGTCGAGCCGAGCCCGGAGCAAGCGGGCAAGGTGTACTTCGGCGCTTGGGTGACCATCGAGGACGAGGACGGGATCGAGGCGACCTACAGGATCGTCGGCGCCGACGAGATCGACCTCGCGAAGCGCCACATCAGCGTCGCCTCCCCCGTCGCCAAGGCGCTGCTCGGGAAGACCGTGGGGGACAGCACCACGGTCGTGCGGCCGAAGGGGCCCGTCGAGGTGACGGTGATCGCCATCACGTACACCGAGCCGACCCGATAG
- a CDS encoding PQQ-binding-like beta-propeller repeat protein, giving the protein MKSFEIFVDTTPRSPAMVGIEPEPSRDAAKRRSEARVPPREVLDIFIQGTNVTATVDERHATCVLRDLGSALATLLGGPRGKAIVRFYDESWELAVERFGKTALLSVYRAGSEPKVLVHERPVVFDEVRQSVVEALARSASSPTAQPSRRAELATVSTLLEGAEDRGAGVEIALPRTENVVVELDKDAPISFSAEFFLRAQDRDAAPRGGGRGDGSSTSESRVERADLHALLFRGRMRAEIRGRAVELGDAAPFLVAERLLELAKGALSARERGQDFHVRSAAGGLLLGVRVEGAVTENENVALVMGSSKLERAGERALYTFPSLGLVDVVEATLAFGRSLVRALLRRDRSQGENLRLSAFRRQLRETEETLHEAKKADSFVNPSPESYRAFAVGALTTRPEPQPPSRLRYTPKWRAVVPGIDLRATFLCGDRMIVASALEMACLDRATGEILWKTAAGRATSVVTPAGIARVAPDGEVSVHDFGNGEVSLRTWVAPRTSGPQAGCVVSAPGLPRLLVVTEGERHLVALDLLSGEPRWRYAWGKNAGTLRLKRSGKLLYVATGDTALTALDVATGAVVWRRRDRLRFRTAPTIDTHDLYAVSGAAHGAGVLSIVCPFSGEVRAQRTLSGAVTVEGGPLVTNTSVVLALRERDGLRLLGLDRQTAEVMFDTRTAVAPVGTSWLAVDDLLVGNTPEGELLGVAGDTGEVRYRHALGRTHESDTPRRLEPVLRSGALFVPHVDVHVFRPQDGHKLGVVGPCDAIPDLLRVDEKCDVYVAEESGHLAAFSAGARLSLVR; this is encoded by the coding sequence ATGAAAAGCTTCGAGATCTTCGTCGACACGACCCCAAGGTCCCCCGCCATGGTCGGGATCGAGCCCGAGCCCTCGCGCGACGCCGCGAAGAGGCGCTCCGAGGCGCGCGTTCCGCCGCGTGAGGTGCTCGACATCTTCATCCAAGGGACGAACGTCACGGCGACCGTCGACGAACGCCACGCGACGTGTGTGCTCCGCGACCTGGGCTCCGCGCTCGCGACCCTCCTCGGCGGCCCGCGCGGCAAGGCCATCGTCCGATTCTACGACGAGTCGTGGGAGCTCGCCGTCGAGCGGTTCGGGAAGACGGCGCTCCTCTCGGTGTACCGTGCCGGGAGCGAGCCGAAGGTGCTGGTGCACGAGCGTCCCGTCGTGTTCGACGAGGTGAGGCAGAGCGTCGTCGAGGCGCTCGCGAGGTCCGCCTCGAGCCCCACCGCGCAGCCGTCGCGGCGCGCCGAGCTCGCGACGGTGAGCACGCTCCTCGAGGGCGCCGAGGACCGTGGCGCTGGGGTCGAGATCGCCCTTCCGCGAACGGAGAACGTCGTCGTCGAGCTCGACAAGGACGCGCCGATCTCCTTCTCCGCCGAGTTCTTCCTGCGCGCCCAGGACCGCGACGCGGCTCCTCGGGGTGGCGGACGGGGCGACGGTTCGAGCACGAGCGAGTCGCGTGTCGAGCGCGCCGACCTCCACGCTCTCCTCTTCCGCGGACGCATGCGCGCCGAGATTCGAGGGCGCGCGGTCGAGCTCGGGGACGCCGCGCCCTTCCTCGTGGCGGAGCGCCTGCTCGAGCTCGCGAAGGGGGCCCTTTCGGCCCGCGAACGCGGTCAGGACTTCCACGTGCGTTCGGCCGCCGGCGGCCTCCTCCTCGGCGTGCGCGTCGAGGGAGCCGTCACCGAGAACGAGAACGTCGCGCTCGTCATGGGCTCGTCGAAGCTCGAGCGCGCGGGAGAACGTGCACTCTACACATTTCCGTCGCTCGGCCTCGTCGACGTCGTCGAGGCGACGCTCGCGTTCGGTCGCTCGCTCGTCCGCGCCCTCCTGCGCCGCGATCGCTCCCAGGGCGAGAATTTGCGGCTCTCCGCGTTCCGCAGGCAGCTGCGCGAGACCGAAGAGACTCTCCACGAGGCGAAGAAGGCCGACTCCTTCGTGAACCCTTCGCCCGAGTCGTACCGTGCCTTCGCCGTCGGCGCCCTCACGACGCGCCCCGAGCCGCAGCCCCCTTCGAGGCTCCGCTACACGCCCAAGTGGCGGGCGGTGGTCCCCGGCATCGACCTCCGCGCGACCTTCTTGTGCGGAGACCGCATGATCGTCGCGTCGGCGCTGGAGATGGCGTGCCTCGACCGCGCCACGGGAGAAATCCTCTGGAAGACGGCCGCGGGCCGCGCGACCTCCGTCGTCACCCCGGCGGGCATCGCGCGCGTCGCCCCCGACGGTGAGGTCAGCGTCCACGATTTCGGCAACGGCGAGGTCTCCCTTCGCACGTGGGTCGCGCCGCGCACCTCGGGGCCGCAAGCGGGCTGCGTCGTCAGCGCCCCGGGGCTCCCGCGGCTCCTCGTCGTGACCGAGGGCGAGCGGCACCTCGTCGCGCTCGATCTCCTCTCGGGCGAGCCGCGTTGGCGCTACGCCTGGGGCAAGAACGCCGGCACCCTCCGCCTGAAGCGCTCGGGGAAGCTCCTCTACGTCGCGACCGGGGACACGGCGCTGACGGCGCTCGACGTCGCGACGGGCGCGGTCGTGTGGCGGCGGAGAGACCGCCTGCGCTTCCGGACCGCCCCCACGATCGACACCCACGATCTCTACGCGGTGTCGGGCGCCGCCCATGGCGCGGGCGTCCTGTCGATCGTGTGTCCGTTCTCGGGCGAGGTCCGCGCGCAGCGCACGCTGAGCGGCGCGGTGACGGTCGAGGGCGGTCCGCTCGTGACGAACACGAGCGTCGTCCTCGCCCTCCGCGAACGCGACGGGCTCCGCTTGCTCGGGCTCGATCGCCAAACCGCCGAGGTGATGTTCGACACCCGGACCGCGGTCGCCCCGGTGGGGACCTCCTGGCTCGCGGTGGACGATCTCCTCGTCGGCAACACCCCAGAAGGAGAGCTCCTCGGCGTCGCCGGCGACACGGGGGAGGTGCGCTACCGCCACGCGCTCGGTCGCACCCACGAGTCGGACACCCCTCGCCGCCTCGAGCCCGTGCTCCGCTCGGGCGCCCTCTTCGTCCCCCACGTCGACGTGCACGTGTTCCGGCCGCAAGACGGGCACAAGCTCGGGGTCGTGGGCCCCTGCGACGCCATTCCGGACCTCCTCCGCGTGGACGAGAAGTGCGACGTCTACGTGGCCGAAGAGAGCGGGCACCTCGCCGCGTTCTCCGCGGGCGCTCGGCTCTCCCTCGTGCGGTGA
- a CDS encoding sigma-70 family RNA polymerase sigma factor yields the protein MDAASKDRSRHPLEDSRFREALARMVRRRVPESDAEDIVQSAIAEAFASGKSADDPDGLRRWVWGVARHKVVDHFRRRRRMADELPDVADDREKPAYDELDLLRWAKRELPAGENAEETLQWMLREADGETLETIAEESNVPAPRVRKRVSRLREYFRERWSGQTAALVALGIVAALLALYALGRKKDDIAKDVPPAPSVRAPLPQEVAEQKRREAFEKCDAGELRPCLDLLDEAKGLDPKGDLSEAVQRARKAAEDKLAPPPVPEPVPTSKMAPPTKAKGDPTAVPTPPPPAPSGSFGPSNVQKPSAPFGKKGASPKGGFPSDDVKSDSLGSGGSSSK from the coding sequence ATGGATGCCGCCTCGAAAGACCGCTCCCGTCATCCCCTCGAGGACTCGCGGTTTCGGGAGGCCCTCGCGCGCATGGTCCGAAGGCGTGTCCCCGAGAGCGACGCCGAGGACATCGTCCAGTCGGCCATCGCGGAGGCGTTCGCGTCCGGCAAGAGCGCCGACGACCCGGACGGCCTCCGTCGGTGGGTGTGGGGGGTGGCGCGGCACAAGGTGGTCGACCACTTTCGGCGCCGTCGACGCATGGCCGACGAGCTCCCCGACGTGGCCGACGACCGCGAAAAGCCCGCCTACGACGAGCTCGACCTCCTCCGTTGGGCGAAGCGGGAGCTCCCGGCCGGCGAGAACGCCGAAGAGACGCTGCAATGGATGCTTCGCGAGGCGGACGGAGAGACGCTCGAGACCATCGCCGAGGAGTCGAACGTCCCCGCGCCGCGCGTGAGGAAGCGGGTGAGCCGCCTCCGCGAGTACTTCCGCGAGCGATGGTCGGGGCAGACGGCCGCGCTCGTGGCGCTCGGGATCGTCGCCGCGTTGCTCGCCCTCTACGCGCTGGGGCGCAAGAAGGACGACATCGCCAAAGACGTGCCCCCCGCGCCGAGCGTGCGCGCGCCGCTCCCGCAGGAAGTGGCCGAGCAGAAGCGCCGCGAGGCGTTCGAGAAGTGCGACGCAGGAGAGCTGCGGCCGTGCCTCGACCTGCTCGACGAGGCGAAGGGGCTCGACCCGAAGGGCGATCTCTCCGAGGCCGTTCAGCGTGCGCGGAAGGCCGCGGAGGACAAGCTCGCGCCGCCGCCCGTGCCGGAGCCCGTGCCGACCTCCAAGATGGCGCCGCCGACCAAGGCGAAGGGAGATCCGACGGCCGTCCCGACGCCGCCCCCCCCGGCCCCCTCGGGCTCGTTCGGGCCGAGCAACGTGCAGAAGCCGTCGGCGCCCTTCGGGAAGAAGGGGGCCTCGCCCAAGGGTGGCTTCCCCTCGGACGACGTCAAGAGCGACTCCCTCGGCTCCGGCGGAAGCAGCTCGAAGTGA
- a CDS encoding sel1 repeat family protein, whose translation MSTKPDAEVETGTSDEDEDELLDLSRATVEALSSAGDVEGLVALARAARAGSHGRTKDMKVAFEAYRAAGDAGHAESDFAAALFCMTGTGTTKDLKEAASRLRRAADAGHVDAKVTLGNFYDLGLHFAKDGEKADVWYRSAARAAKIEHSMGSTEATRALAALGSTRHTELLAAVPSADPDELTAARKRARLRGGSLQSPQEAAAPRSPTQGAAKPEDTSAPLGAPRPASEDDATKAKLATLEKDAKLPSKVTARAGAGAFLYALLFTATAFGAAFAAEAGARELVAHGKPIPVVGARIELVFPILFGAISLLPQLLVYKAVTVVRSAVVAALGFGAGWVLYGTGKLAIGDARLSQAIAFAGAAFLTSLLLQGLLGGAKGGDPIVSKVPRRQGK comes from the coding sequence ATGTCCACGAAGCCGGACGCTGAGGTCGAGACCGGCACGAGCGACGAGGACGAGGACGAGCTCCTCGACCTCTCGCGCGCCACGGTGGAGGCGCTCTCGTCCGCGGGCGACGTCGAAGGCCTCGTCGCGCTCGCCCGAGCCGCGCGCGCGGGCTCCCACGGACGAACGAAGGACATGAAGGTGGCGTTCGAGGCGTACCGCGCGGCGGGCGACGCCGGGCACGCGGAGTCCGACTTCGCCGCAGCGCTCTTCTGCATGACCGGCACCGGCACCACGAAAGACCTCAAAGAGGCCGCGTCACGCCTCCGACGCGCGGCCGACGCGGGGCACGTCGATGCCAAGGTAACTCTCGGTAACTTCTACGATTTGGGTCTCCACTTCGCCAAAGACGGGGAGAAGGCCGACGTGTGGTACCGGAGCGCGGCGAGGGCCGCGAAGATCGAGCACTCGATGGGCTCGACCGAGGCGACACGGGCCCTCGCCGCGCTCGGTTCGACCCGCCACACCGAGCTCCTCGCGGCGGTACCGAGCGCCGATCCGGACGAGCTCACCGCGGCGAGGAAACGCGCGCGCCTGCGCGGAGGGAGCCTGCAAAGCCCACAGGAGGCCGCTGCGCCGCGAAGCCCGACACAGGGCGCCGCGAAGCCCGAGGACACGTCCGCACCGCTCGGAGCGCCGCGGCCCGCGAGCGAGGACGACGCCACGAAGGCGAAGCTCGCGACCCTCGAGAAGGACGCGAAGCTCCCGTCCAAGGTCACGGCGCGCGCAGGCGCAGGCGCCTTCCTCTACGCCTTGCTCTTCACCGCGACGGCGTTCGGCGCGGCGTTCGCAGCCGAAGCGGGGGCCCGCGAGCTCGTCGCCCACGGCAAGCCCATCCCCGTCGTGGGCGCCCGTATCGAGCTCGTGTTCCCCATTCTCTTCGGGGCGATCTCGCTGCTCCCGCAGCTCCTCGTGTACAAGGCCGTGACGGTCGTGCGCAGCGCGGTCGTTGCGGCGCTCGGCTTCGGCGCCGGCTGGGTGCTCTACGGGACCGGCAAGCTCGCCATCGGCGATGCTCGGCTCTCCCAAGCCATCGCGTTCGCCGGCGCGGCCTTCCTCACGAGCCTGCTCCTTCAGGGGCTCCTGGGCGGAGCCAAAGGTGGCGATCCGATCGTGTCGAAGGTGCCTCGGCGCCAGGGGAAGTAG
- a CDS encoding virulence factor SrfB: MVRRKVSLDGESEGRASGGAAVDAAPSTEVVELFFNGGIVFHEVAFPAGLPDVVAGFVRMQAPQTTPGTEAWSIRRAQPGEDPDVEVSSHDALSDLQARWLPVPTQLSCPFAVQIFLSQEGSSVRGILAVDTLERQGSRGRALDATLDEGRPFRPLDRTEIAGFLDLPEARDFVRRLERTGIDKPLFKLAALLDVLAPRLPKLHFTSVSNRVPLPVSLVLDFGNSRSSALLVEARDRGMFALPLVMRNLGSPFSVDEECFDSRVTFLPSPFDRAVSTVATGDGFGWPSIARLGREALDRALETPHRYACSISGPKRYLWDHRPTEDLWFFADRKGDEYRTIFGKLLKYIPEESGGLYLREDGPQTPVDPRYAPRTMMLFAIVEILCQAYAQVGSPGYRKFQGKEANPRVLRSLVLTYPSAMRKEERSVYDTLVRNAVILACHLLGIPPEHRPNVTAEGAFEPFLFTDEALAAQMVYVYQEATQTFSGSMEELVQIYGRKAGHLRIASIDIGGGTSDVMVAEYEDKLPGAGTALRITKLFQDGINVAGDEICRAIVADVIFDQVLAQLPSHDARAKMVHLFGEGDAGHGSSWKTLRGKLVPYLWMPLARCLWALAEGRTPEGFSAERAYFVPEVLEAFGMPAPSPFVLAEADAFLGKTVPGFPGLTNLFLRLDRDVVEKTIVRVLREPMRRYADILAQFDVDLVVLAGRSARLACVRDLFVAEMPVSPPRIKTMASFRVGEWYPSKWKDQGTIKDPKSTVAAGAAILHLASRNMLPGFLIDTIEDAKETPIFGLYQDNEPHIAKENELFPEGSQTGQKARSKAFAYTNGMRIGFRNVASQEMDGIPIFEVRPQSPEVEAALLEDRVLLEFSRGDAGQITIAKVTSQRGAYAFEPTDFYLALKTIAQDRYWTDTGVFADRARYT; encoded by the coding sequence ATGGTAAGGCGCAAGGTCTCCCTCGACGGAGAGAGTGAAGGTCGTGCATCGGGTGGGGCGGCGGTGGACGCCGCGCCGAGCACCGAGGTGGTCGAGCTCTTTTTCAACGGAGGCATCGTCTTCCACGAGGTCGCGTTCCCGGCTGGGCTGCCCGACGTGGTCGCCGGGTTCGTGCGTATGCAGGCCCCGCAGACCACACCGGGGACCGAGGCGTGGTCCATTCGAAGGGCCCAGCCCGGCGAGGACCCGGACGTCGAGGTGTCGTCGCACGACGCACTCTCCGATCTCCAGGCGCGATGGCTCCCCGTCCCTACGCAGCTCTCCTGTCCGTTCGCGGTCCAGATCTTCCTCTCCCAGGAGGGCTCCTCCGTGCGCGGTATCTTGGCCGTCGACACGCTCGAACGCCAAGGCTCGCGAGGGCGCGCGCTCGACGCCACCCTCGACGAGGGGCGACCGTTCCGCCCCCTCGATCGCACCGAAATCGCTGGATTTCTGGACCTCCCCGAGGCCCGCGATTTCGTCCGCCGCCTCGAACGAACCGGCATCGACAAACCGCTCTTCAAGCTCGCTGCCCTGCTCGACGTGCTCGCGCCGCGCCTGCCGAAGCTCCACTTCACGAGCGTCTCGAACCGCGTGCCCCTCCCGGTCTCGCTCGTGCTCGACTTCGGCAACTCGCGGTCGTCGGCGCTGCTCGTAGAGGCGCGCGACCGCGGCATGTTCGCGCTGCCCCTCGTGATGCGGAACCTCGGGAGCCCCTTCTCGGTCGACGAAGAGTGCTTCGACTCCCGCGTGACCTTCCTCCCGAGCCCGTTCGATCGGGCGGTCTCCACGGTCGCGACGGGCGACGGCTTCGGGTGGCCCTCGATCGCGCGCCTCGGCCGCGAGGCCCTCGACCGCGCCCTCGAGACGCCCCACAGGTACGCCTGCTCGATCTCGGGCCCCAAGCGTTACCTCTGGGATCACCGCCCGACGGAAGATCTCTGGTTTTTCGCCGATCGAAAGGGGGACGAGTACCGGACGATCTTCGGCAAGCTCCTGAAGTACATCCCGGAAGAGTCGGGGGGACTTTATCTCCGCGAGGACGGTCCTCAGACCCCCGTCGACCCCCGGTACGCGCCGCGCACCATGATGCTCTTCGCGATCGTCGAGATCCTGTGCCAGGCCTACGCGCAGGTCGGCTCGCCCGGGTACCGGAAGTTCCAGGGCAAAGAGGCGAACCCGCGGGTCCTCCGCTCGCTCGTGCTCACCTACCCGTCGGCGATGCGGAAGGAAGAGCGCTCCGTCTACGACACGCTCGTGAGGAACGCGGTCATCCTGGCCTGCCACCTCCTCGGCATCCCACCCGAGCACCGTCCGAACGTGACCGCCGAGGGCGCGTTCGAGCCGTTCCTCTTCACCGACGAGGCCCTCGCGGCGCAGATGGTCTACGTCTACCAAGAGGCGACGCAGACCTTCTCGGGGAGCATGGAGGAGCTCGTCCAGATCTACGGGCGAAAGGCCGGCCACCTCCGCATCGCCTCGATCGACATCGGCGGCGGGACGAGCGACGTCATGGTGGCCGAGTACGAGGACAAGCTCCCCGGCGCCGGCACGGCCCTCCGGATCACGAAGCTCTTCCAAGACGGGATAAACGTCGCAGGCGACGAGATTTGCCGAGCGATCGTAGCCGACGTGATCTTCGACCAGGTGCTCGCGCAGCTCCCCTCTCACGACGCTCGGGCGAAGATGGTCCACCTCTTCGGCGAGGGCGACGCGGGCCATGGCTCGTCGTGGAAGACACTGCGAGGCAAGCTCGTGCCCTACCTGTGGATGCCACTCGCGCGGTGCCTCTGGGCGCTCGCCGAGGGGCGGACCCCCGAGGGCTTCTCGGCCGAACGCGCGTACTTCGTGCCGGAGGTGCTCGAGGCCTTCGGGATGCCGGCGCCATCGCCCTTCGTGCTCGCCGAGGCCGACGCGTTCCTCGGCAAGACGGTGCCGGGCTTCCCGGGGCTCACGAACCTCTTTCTGCGCCTCGACCGCGACGTCGTCGAAAAGACCATCGTGCGTGTGCTTCGGGAGCCGATGCGGCGTTACGCGGACATCCTCGCCCAGTTCGACGTCGACCTCGTGGTGCTCGCGGGTCGCTCGGCGCGCCTCGCGTGCGTGCGCGACCTCTTCGTCGCCGAGATGCCCGTCTCCCCCCCTCGCATCAAGACGATGGCGAGCTTCCGCGTCGGCGAGTGGTACCCGTCGAAATGGAAAGATCAGGGCACCATCAAGGACCCGAAGTCGACCGTCGCGGCCGGCGCCGCGATCCTCCACCTCGCGAGCCGGAACATGCTCCCGGGGTTCCTCATCGACACCATCGAGGACGCCAAAGAGACCCCGATCTTCGGCCTCTACCAAGACAACGAGCCCCACATCGCAAAAGAGAACGAGCTCTTCCCCGAAGGGTCCCAAACGGGTCAAAAGGCGCGCAGCAAGGCCTTCGCGTACACGAACGGGATGCGCATCGGCTTCCGCAACGTGGCCTCCCAGGAGATGGACGGTATCCCGATCTTCGAGGTGCGCCCCCAGAGCCCCGAGGTCGAGGCCGCCCTCCTCGAGGACCGCGTGCTGCTCGAGTTTTCGCGCGGGGACGCCGGGCAAATCACCATCGCGAAGGTCACGTCCCAGCGGGGCGCCTACGCGTTCGAGCCGACCGACTTCTACCTCGCCCTGAAGACCATCGCCCAAGACCGCTACTGGACCGACACGGGCGTCTTCGCCGACCGCGCGAGGTACACGTGA
- a CDS encoding metallophosphoesterase — protein MTERRAIVVGDTQATLLVERLVGREHCPHVRRRLFRELAHEDGELALFLGDVVAYDAPHHWQRIDPLLDRLRARGVALAAAVGNHDVFPVPRRGIASLARRGLVPPHRTYQERDVGNVRFVVLDSNRRVLGERAWAQQVAWLRERVAASEASADVRALVFVTHHPPWTNSLRATDSEGTLLPFVEAFERSTKASVWLSGHVHAYERFAFGTKTLVVSGSTGSPRMRLLEGAEARHADRAGLGSPGPFAWLRVHVAEDHANAALVGFFDEREEARVLDTFAI, from the coding sequence ATGACCGAACGAAGAGCGATCGTCGTAGGCGACACCCAGGCGACCCTGCTCGTCGAGCGGCTCGTGGGGCGAGAGCACTGCCCCCACGTGCGCCGTCGCCTCTTCCGAGAGCTCGCGCACGAAGACGGAGAGCTCGCCCTCTTCCTCGGCGACGTCGTCGCGTACGACGCGCCCCATCATTGGCAGCGCATCGACCCGCTGCTCGACCGCCTGCGAGCTCGGGGCGTCGCGCTCGCCGCGGCGGTCGGCAACCACGACGTCTTCCCCGTGCCACGCCGAGGCATAGCCTCTCTCGCCCGGCGGGGGCTCGTCCCGCCGCATCGAACGTACCAAGAGCGCGACGTCGGCAACGTCCGCTTCGTCGTGCTCGACTCGAACCGGAGGGTGCTCGGGGAACGGGCGTGGGCTCAACAGGTCGCGTGGCTCCGCGAGCGCGTCGCGGCCTCCGAGGCGAGCGCCGACGTGCGCGCGCTCGTCTTCGTGACGCACCATCCGCCGTGGACGAACAGCCTCCGCGCGACCGACTCCGAAGGCACCTTGCTCCCCTTCGTGGAGGCCTTCGAACGGTCGACGAAGGCCTCGGTGTGGCTCTCCGGTCACGTCCACGCCTACGAGCGATTCGCCTTCGGAACCAAGACCCTCGTCGTCTCGGGGAGCACGGGCTCTCCGCGCATGCGCCTCCTCGAAGGCGCCGAGGCGCGCCACGCGGACCGAGCGGGGCTCGGCTCCCCGGGCCCGTTCGCTTGGCTGCGCGTGCACGTGGCGGAGGACCACGCGAACGCCGCGCTCGTGGGGTTCTTCGACGAACGAGAAGAGGCCCGCGTGCTCGACACGTTCGCGATTTGA
- a CDS encoding phosphatase PAP2 family protein yields the protein MNVAVEASAALAIGFALLVARVSRRSAEPSPRRPSPTLVAQLALQDWLVLGYLVSLWLFVVLGQGPRRDLAVRWVTTDLVAFVLLVVIARTPRVPRLVAGVAYRLALPSAVMVTFAQLHYILPSARDVSYDADIYALDKRLFGFEPAEAWDAFVTPATTEWFSFFYYLYFGILTVHVLPMAVLERRVPVLREFSWGIFWVFCIGQITYMVVPGFGPYRLLGPSFAHPLEGPTFWPLVQKTVASLEGSARTDIFPSLHTAVPSFFTLFAIRHRDKLPFRYTWPLMAFVTANIIVATMFLRWHYLLDVLAGLTLATSAFLTARCLPAKEDAYRARTGRAPVWRPLFGPEPVDDTGEVPPCLGVFGKPRASSGT from the coding sequence ATGAACGTCGCCGTCGAAGCCTCTGCTGCCCTCGCCATCGGGTTCGCGCTCCTCGTCGCGCGGGTCTCACGAAGGAGCGCCGAGCCCTCGCCCCGCCGCCCTTCGCCGACCCTCGTCGCGCAGCTCGCGCTCCAAGATTGGCTCGTCCTCGGCTACCTGGTGTCGCTCTGGCTCTTCGTCGTGCTCGGGCAGGGGCCGCGCCGCGACCTCGCCGTCCGTTGGGTCACGACCGATCTCGTGGCGTTCGTCCTGCTCGTGGTGATCGCGCGTACCCCGCGTGTGCCTCGTCTCGTCGCCGGCGTCGCGTACCGGCTCGCGTTGCCCTCGGCGGTGATGGTCACGTTCGCGCAGCTCCACTACATCCTGCCGAGCGCCCGCGACGTGTCCTACGACGCCGATATCTACGCGCTCGACAAGCGCCTCTTCGGCTTCGAGCCTGCCGAGGCGTGGGACGCCTTCGTCACGCCGGCGACGACCGAGTGGTTCTCGTTCTTCTACTATCTCTACTTCGGGATCCTGACCGTGCACGTCCTGCCGATGGCCGTCCTCGAGCGGCGCGTGCCGGTCCTCCGCGAGTTCTCGTGGGGCATTTTCTGGGTCTTCTGCATCGGCCAGATCACCTACATGGTCGTCCCCGGCTTCGGCCCTTACCGCCTCCTCGGCCCGTCGTTCGCGCACCCGCTCGAGGGCCCCACGTTCTGGCCGCTCGTGCAGAAGACCGTCGCGTCGCTCGAGGGCTCGGCGCGGACCGACATCTTCCCGAGCCTCCACACCGCGGTCCCCTCGTTTTTCACGCTCTTCGCGATTCGCCACCGCGACAAGCTGCCGTTCCGGTACACCTGGCCGCTCATGGCGTTCGTCACGGCCAACATCATCGTCGCGACGATGTTCCTCCGCTGGCACTACCTCCTCGACGTCCTCGCGGGCCTCACGCTGGCCACGAGCGCTTTCCTCACGGCGCGGTGCCTCCCGGCCAAAGAAGATGCCTATCGCGCGCGCACGGGTCGGGCGCCCGTGTGGCGACCTCTCTTCGGCCCCGAGCCCGTCGACGACACGGGCGAGGTGCCTCCGTGCCTCGGGGTCTTCGGCAAACCTAGGGCGTCCTCCGGCACATGA